The sequence below is a genomic window from Daphnia pulicaria isolate SC F1-1A chromosome 6, SC_F0-13Bv2, whole genome shotgun sequence.
TAACATGACCTAATAAAATATGCACATATTGGCAGTTATCAAAGATTACCACAATGGATCCCTTTGGACAAGGAGTCATTTTAGCTCCAGGTGAAGTTAAGCCAGGGCACATGATATTTGCCCCACTAAGGACAAATCTGATGGCTCCCTTATCTACTTGCTGCCAGGGTAAGATGTAGGGATCTAAAATaggaaattattaaaaaaaaattatatattataatattaacatttaattattttacatttgTGCAGAAGACGAAGAGTAGGTACCCAAAACCCTTCCCTGTGTCTAAAGAACAAAAAGTCTCCATTGGCCCCTACTAAGACTTCAATGTGTTCATGGCTGAAATACAAATGCACAAAGTAATTCAGCTTGttattgaaacaaataaaaaaatgcctACAAACCATTTCATCAATCGGAATGGCTCTTTCTTGGGTAGCACATCATTGATACAATTCTCAATGTATGGGTACTGTTCCAATATTTTAGACCTAATTCCTTTCTGAACTGACGTTTTAAGCTGCTGAAACCCAGATatgttttctttctcgtcgAATCTGTAAAAAAACGTAAGAATTAAATATTATAACAATTTGcaactaaaaaaatatgaattacttcttgaacatttttttgaaatctacTAATATATATACGAATTTTGAGTAAATAATCTTTGAACAGATTTAAGCTAGGCTAAACGAGGCAACACACAGAACAACCAGCAAAATCTGCGAGAAAAAAGCAGACGATTTTTGGGAGCCGGTGACGTGCCACCGTTGACTCGTCTGAATTCCACTAGATGTCaccaagaaaagtttttttgaaaaatcttctgaaacgtcaaaaACACGGTCTATTTCTTTATGTCTCTtacatttatattcatttgttGAATGATACAATATGGATTACAacatccatatttttttttggattcaaTAAAAGTATGTGTCACTAGTCACAATTATGACTAACCAACACAGTCTTCACCAGTGAACTGATACTGATCCGATTCCGTGTCGTTaaaaaacggattttttgagggCCGTAGAACGGATTGGTTTCCGTTCTCTTACGCTAGAGTCGCATGAAGGCAATAACGTTATGCCTACCCTCTAGCGCCTCTAGCTGATTCATAATCAGATTCGTTTCagttaattgatttttgaCAAATCAGCGCGTTGTTCTAATCAGTGAGCGGACCCGTTTCCGTTCACAGATTCGTTTCAGTTTATTATCAACTTGTTATCAAAACACTAGCATGCAAAAGGACTAATGTACTGGTCATGTATTCtcaattgttattttattattaatctaTGCATTTTAAAGCTACTACAGTTCTCTAAATCCCTAAAAACTCAGTGAAGATGAGACTAAGATTATAAGAATTACACCATTCCCCTCTAAGTCTCAGGAATACATAGACATTTGCAGCAGTGTGTATGTGGTAAGCAAAAAGAATTGTTGGTGTACAgcataaatacattttcactTTATAAACAGGAAAGATTATTATACCCCATGCTTCAATTGAATGGACTACCAGCATATTTTCTGAATACATGGAGTGGTAGCATATCCTAAATTCAAAGATGCAACACGAAGAAAAAGCTGTGCATTTGTGGAATTTTGTGATTCCGAGTCAGCTGCCAAAGCTGTCACAGTAAGTTTTCTTTACATATTTAGGCAGTAACACTTAATACCTAAATAGAGACAATGCTGAGAGctcattcaaaaattttatagGCATATGCAGCCTCCAGCGAGTATCATGTATTGACTGAAGATCCAGGGCAGTCATGTGGTATTCAGGTGTTTAATGCAGAGTGCGTAAACTACTTTCTAATTGAACAATTGAAAGTTGTTCactttaccttttttatttattttaatttgatttgttcttACAGGAGCCAAGACGAAATGgggacaagaagaaaacgagcacAAAACTAGACACGGAAGAACCCTGGAAGAACCCCTAGACACTGTAGTTCCATGGTGCGGCATGCTTAAGAAAATGCTAAATGCTACAATGAGAAATacaaattcatttgatttgtcaaaaatcaattaactGAAACGAATCTGATTATGAATCAGCTAGAGGCGCTAGAGGGTAGGCATAACGCCTTCATGCGACTCTAGCGTAAGAGAACGGAAACCAATCCGTTCTACCGccctcaaaaaatccgttttttAACGACACGGAATCGGATCAGTATCAGTTCACTGGTGAAGACTGTGTTGGACTAACTTACATGAATGACCTTGGGGTAACTAGCAGCCGTCAATCCGTCATAGTgcccctagcggcctgacggtgGAATAGCTAAAAACCTCATTTTGAGCACCGTGGCACCGGCCAGCCTGACGATGCAGAACAGAGAACACCTAAAACCGCAGAAGACGTCAGAATTTTCTTTAGTCAAATAGTCGTAACGACGTAACCTAGAAAAGTCGGTTAGGATTTCATTTAAGAATGTGATAAAAAGTTTCagcagtttgtttgtttgatcaatGATGAATTTGTTCTTTAAAATAAGTAGAAACATGCAAAGAATGCAGCTCTCTGTGAGTGTTTGTGATTCTGGCTTACTTGCAACTCAGTTTACTCATCCCCTTTGCTTCATGTTGGTTGGGGTAATCAAGTTGATATAGATAGCTGTAACTTTAGTGAGAATGTGGATCATAATGAATTGCTAATCAATTAGTGTACTTCGTGAAGACGAGATATACATTTGGAGGTGAGAATATTAAGTGAGTATCAAGGttatttgcttttgtttttcagttttttcaatGGATTGTCAACGAGCTAGAAAGTACATTTTTTCCTGTTAgtgaacatttcttttttctgacgcTAGACACATagcctttgatcattttccgCTCAGTTTAGTAAcgtttactttgcacatctctgaaGAAATTTCTCGCTGCAAGGAAATTTTGTGTGATAGCTGTTAGTTtatgtttcagcaacaaagctcacttgttagtttttaataataatgtgCTTTTTTTTGCTACTTCCAGTTTCTAAATGAGTccgtagttcagtaaatattcatttgacgcacaacatattcgtgattctcgtcaaatttggggtcgatttcgTGGTTTTCTgcgtacttccggtataccccaaaatcgagaattttcctgaacagtaaaaattcaaaagacataagaattcctttttttaaatattattaaaaatacccgacaatagaactccagtgcccgacagtagaaTTCCACTACGCTAAAgaattaaagaattttttggagttctattgtcgggtatttttaataatcctTTGGTGTCCATGCATATTATGCAGTGTTGAAAAGTTGGGTTAAAAAGTCAATGTTGTCTGATGGCTGTCGATCTTGTTTTATCGGTTGCAGTTTGTCGATTTGTCGTCTCTTGCTACCTGTACCGGCGTTGAGGTAATGCTTGATGTTTCGTTCAGTTATggacttttaattaaaatctctattcttttttcaatttaatagtTTGCTGCCGTTCCATAGACTTGATCCATTGGTAAAACTGAGGAGAggttgctgaaattcaagactCGTCAATAAATTATGTAGATGTAGACAAATTACaggtgcatatctgggctcccttcttcagtggccccgtttccctaaataaccactaaccaacgcccgccggtggtcactcactcgctgcgacaaccaggaggaagggagatgtttggtcgaacggggacttgcaaggcgcatgattcgatgaaatctgttgaagggtcatgagtctagcCGGAAGCCTACTATGATGCATTGCTCTCATAATAACTTCTCTTCAgctctcttcgctctttttccggGTTCTCTAAACCACGGccgggtaatctccctggtaGAGTCAGTCGGGCAGTGTCTCCCCCTGCTTGACTGACTGCAGTTTTACCGGACGGtttgtttaataaataaaacaagtaTAAAAACCATataatgttttcattttataaattattattcattaattaaatatatatagataACAACTTGATTAACAAGCATATTTATACAACATTGTTTATTAAACAGACCGTCCGGTACAAACTCTTAGTTAGCACTATTGCTCAAAAACTGATTCTCTTGAATCAGCAGACTCGGAGAGTTTATAGCGCCGTCAAGGTAGATATTTCTGAATGGTACCCGTCTTGTCAACTGCTAATGATTCGTTCTTGGTTTGACGGAAGCTGTGTTGTGTTTGTTGATCGTCTCCACATGCACGCGATAATCAAGACCAGCAACGTCttgatcaagaagaagaaaagaacggAGAAGCAAAGAACGACGATGTAAATAGCGGGTTGGGTACCGCTAAATTCATTCTTAGTTGAATGTCGAATCGCTAATACCATTGTTGGTTATGGTAGAACAGTTTTCCATACTGGTACGCTGTATGACGTCGAGCATTGCCAAAATGGAAGTGCTCTTTGAAGAACTGAGCGTCTAAATCTTCTTCAGTCAGATGAAGCTATCGGATTCGGAAATCGTTGAAGAAGCAGAGGACATCacagctgaaaaaaaaaacgtgagtcAAACTCCTGTGGTTAAGTTCTGCAGCTACTCTCAAAATATTTTGTCTTGTTTGCTCGTGTTGATTGTAGACTGCTTTTAAATTATCTATCAGTGAAGCCCTAATAAGAGGTCCAAGAGAAATTTATTGGGGTCAACTGATACCATACCACGTACTAAATCGTTAATGGTTTTCAGGTAAAAAATAACCATGAGAATATGGGGTCGCAGAAATAGATGTCAACTGGTGGAAAATAAGAAGGTGATacggtatttttcttttcttttttaaaaattgtctgatttttaaagatttggTGAGGAACATCCAATCTGTCGATCGCGGTCGCTAACCAATTGGTAGAAAAACAGCACCAATAATGGTAAGAAGGTGTGCTGTGAAGTGGCGTGATAATTTTAATCATGGACATGGACATTCAGGTTTCATTTCGTGATTTTTCAGGTCGAACTCGGGATGTGCTTTTTCGAGATTTTAacacaaattgcattttataCATAACAAAAATTATCATAAAGCTACAATGTTACAGCTTTACCCGTACTATGGCTCGTCCCGGTTTGTATTGCTTTGTATAATCTTTAGTTGAACGCTAAATATATTAGAGGCTAGCTAAGAGAATTTGGCTAGATCTTTACAGGATTAGTGAAtgtgatttttaaaagaaattgtgcCTGTTGCACATCGATATTATTGGCCTTGATTCTTAAAGGTGGCTTGGCTAAACTTTCGACGGTTAAACTCTATTTAATAAATAGATAACATAACATTTAGCTAATTAGGAGCTAGCTTTTAAaggattaaaattttaaaaaaaattgcgttagaatcttgaataaagaaaaagtcttATCAGATCCGAGATTGACCTGACAAGTCTATAGAATGTCTATGATTTAACAAATCACGCCACTGAAGCACACCTTCTTACCTTTATTCATGCTCCGGTTTCGGTAGTCACTTTTTATGTAGCCTTTTTATGCAGAAAGAAGAATCACAAACCAAGAGAAACATTCATTTATACATGAACTATAAACAGATTCTACAAACCGGAACATTTAGATAGAGACCACTGctgttatttattaatttatgttTTAGGTTTATGACTATCTGAATGGCTAATACTGATCGTTCTTTTGAATTACGTTTAGCAAACTGAAAAGGATGTAGATGGACTTATTCTATGATTTTATCCCGTCCCGAATGGTGTTAGCCATTAGGTGTTACTAGTTTGAGCGGTAAGCACCTGCGCGCGcggaatttttctttgcaCGCGAAATCTAAAATGCGGGTCGAAAATTTATGCTCGCGAACGAACATAAAGATAAAATGCGCGCAAGGCAAAGGGAAAATGCGCCCTTGGTTACCGCATTGTAAACTATCCTAACCTTACCTAACCAGCTAACCTAACTTAACCAAACCTAACATTTTCACCTTCCCCGCGTTTTAGTGCGTTTACgcgaaaaatcaagaaattttcgacattcattttagtttttctcacACCAAAAATAACTACGCGCATATTAGTGTCCGCGCGCGCGAAAACTAGTAATACCCCTCAAGACTGGTACACAGTCCATCTGCGTCCTTTTCATAATGCTAAACATTGTTCAAAAGAAGGATCATCAATGTAACACCCACTGATTCATTTGATACCCCACCTTTCATTTCCTTTCCAGTCTGTCGACGGGGTTCCGTGACcaatgaaatcaaacaagTAATCAATTACGAAATTAGGGAAACATGGCGAAAGTAATCATGAATTGGAGTTGTTTGACAGACGTCAATGGGGCATCGAGCCGATCCTCTCTTGAACTTGGAGAACCCACCAGGAAAAGAGGTAAAATTAAACTAAGGTTTGCGCTTCAGATC
It includes:
- the LOC124344231 gene encoding malignant T-cell-amplified sequence 1 homolog isoform X2, coding for MFKKFDEKENISGFQQLKTSVQKGIRSKILEQYPYIENCINDVLPKKEPFRLMKCHEHIEVLVGANGDFLFFRHREGFWVPTLRLLHKYPYILPWQQVDKGAIRFVLSGANIMCPGLTSPGAKMTPCPKGSIVVIFDNCHRPASRAMP
- the LOC124344231 gene encoding malignant T-cell-amplified sequence 1 homolog isoform X1, with amino-acid sequence MFKKFDEKENISGFQQLKTSVQKGIRSKILEQYPYIENCINDVLPKKEPFRLMKCHEHIEVLVGANGDFLFFRHREGFWVPTLRLLHKYPYILPWQQVDKGAIRFVLSGANIMCPGLTSPGAKMTPCPKGSIVAIMAEGKQHALAVGITSMSTEDILSVNKGVGVENYHYLNDGLWILKPMK